A genomic segment from Amphiura filiformis chromosome 10, Afil_fr2py, whole genome shotgun sequence encodes:
- the LOC140162738 gene encoding uncharacterized protein → MESNFNTYLKGFTSFGRSTSISVMVCDQSLQQAYHNALTQGEGTCNRQRTLIIGDKGVGKTSTLEMLTGSFCDPTCEPNSTEGIDITICETSDLSPEWQKSSGNRADDPKLSAAWLVCKDEDCFKGVLKNEQEMDSAKPRRRAGCRQIPGKIPQGTSKEKHEGIIRNVFNAACLFTVQLKWCLPLVAMLALNRLDSGFAPFSWITIAGLSLFIDVNNAYRFGTFGALHGILVDVISTVLVHEFEMGINWDLLLGIGTVLISLCLVGVVSFLCGVGSRTGMALAFCFMSRPIRFRSLDWPADVIGKPTALMIVIHIAGHLLGIMMVRQAGMYMKSVVSRLGIQKRLCITIAIAFMLFFCQFYVPFGEYVVGFCLGCVAGVASLIGILYARAIVKHSKLLKNRYLTKKLIGFLVAIGFGKIIGWRIIFAFRWEQLVNIASFVLRDVYIGYRFHHAKHEGMPIDVLQDQLIVSSRGKDATIMKLIIWDFAGDSVYQFMQHFFLPKSAVFILVFNLEQALENLNQQVEKLTQWLHTVKAHSTVLDAVVFIVGTHLDSIKDHEGFLDNVTTCFRDSLYDEFCGILAINPKYEAPLFPVENSRPIDDDGVLLRQTIKRGAKERPFFETEATGLVS, encoded by the coding sequence atggagTCGAATTTCAATACCTACTTGAAAGGGTTCACCAGCTTTGGGAGAAGCACCAGCATCAGTGTGATGGTCTGTGATCAGTCTCTACAGCAGGCATATCATAACGCATTAACACAAGGAGAAGGTACATGCAACCGGCAACGCACCTTGATCATCGGGGACAAAGGCGTTGGTAAGACAAGCACATTAGAGATGCTAACTGGAAGCTTCTGTGATCCTACATGTGAGCCAAACTCTACAGAAGGTATTGACATCACCATCTGTGAGACTTCAGATCTAAGTCCAGAATGGCAGAAATCATCTGGTAACAGAGCTGACGATCCCAAGCTATCCGCTGCGTGGTTGGTATGCAAAGATGAAGATTGTTTTAAAGGAGTACTGAAGAATGAGCAAGAAATGGACAGTGCTAAACCTAGACGAAGAGCTGGTTGTCGACAAATACCTGGTAAAATACCACAAGGAACAAGCAAAGAGAAGCACGAAGGCATAATAAGAAATGTATTCAACGCGGCGTGTCTGTTTACAGTGCAATTAAAATGGTGCCTGCCCTTAGTTGCTATGCTCGCATTAAATCGTTTGGATAGTGGATTCGCACCCTTTTCATGGATAACTATAGCAGGGTTGAGTTTATTCATTGATGTCAATAACGCGTATCGGTTTGGTACTTTTGGTGCTTTGCATGGTATTCTCGTTGACGTTATCAGTACTGTACTTGTACACGagtttgaaatgggtatcaattGGGATCTCCTTTTAGGAATCGGAACTGTTCTTATTTCCTTGTGTCTGGTCGGTGTTGTAAGCTTTCTTTGTGGTGTAGGTAGCAGAACTGGCATGGCTCTTGCATTTTGTTTCATGTCACGCCCAATCAGATTTAGGTCACTAGATTGGCCAGCTGATGTCATCGGGAAACCCACGGCATTAATGATTGTGATCCATATTGCTGGCCACCTTCTTGGAATTATGATGGTACGGCAAGCAGGAATGTATATGAAATCGGTAGTGTCAAGATTGGGAATCCAGAAACGTTTATGCATAACGATAGCAATTGCTTTcatgttgtttttttgccaattttatgtTCCATTTGGAGAATACGTGGTAGGCTTCTGTCTCGGTTGTGTGGCGGGGGTCGCGTCTTTAATAGGAATTCTGTATGCACGAGCAATTGTAAAACATAGCAAATTGCTGAAGAACAGGTATCTAACCAAGAAACTTATTGGATTTTTGGTTGCTATCGGCTTCGGAAAAATAATCGGATGGAGGATCATCTTTGCTTTTCGATGGGAACAGTTAGTCAATATTGCATCGTTTGTTCTTCGTGACGTCTATATCGGGTATCGATTTCATCACGCCAAACACGAGGGAATGCCCATAGATGTGTTACAGGATCAGTTAATAGTATCTTCGCGTGGCAAAGACGCGACAATCATGAAGCTTATCATTTGGGACTTTGCTGGCGATTCTGTTTATCAATTTATGCAACATTTCTTCCTTCCTAAAAGCGCAGTATTCATCCTGGTCTTCAATTTAGAACAGGCATTAGAAAATCTTAATCAACAAGTAGAAAAGCTGACACAATGGTTGCACACAGTGAAGGCTCATTCCACAGTACTTGATGCAGTAGTCTTTATTGTGGGAACACATCTTGATAGCATTAAAGATCATGAAGGATTCCTGGATAACGTCACGACATGCTTTCGGGACTCCTTATATGATGAATTCTGTGGTATTCTGGCAATCAACCCCAAATATGAAGCCCCTCTATTTCCAGTCGAGAATTCCCGTCCCATAGATGATGATGGCGTGCTTTTAAGACAAACAATCAAAAGAGGAGCGAAAGAAAGACCATTTTTTGAAACAGAAGCAACCGGTCTGGTATCTTAG
- the LOC140162736 gene encoding uncharacterized protein, whose protein sequence is MEPSFDTYLKGFTSYGRSTSISVMVCDQSLQQAYHNALTHGEGTCNRQRTLIIGDKGVGKSSTLEMLTGSFCDPTCEPNSTEGIDITICETSDLSPEWQKSSGNKADDPKLSAAWLVCKDEDCFQGVLKIEKEMDSAKPRRRDGCRQIPGKIPHGTSKENHEGIIRNVFNAACVFSLQLKWYLPLAAMLALNRLDSGFASFAWITIAGLSFFIDFNNAFRFGIFGALHGILVDVIGSVLVYEYEPSFNWDLLLGIEMVLISLCLVGVVSFICGVGGRTGMAVAFCFMSRPIRIGSFDWPADVNWKPTAFMTVIHLVGHLLGVLLVRQAGIYMKSVASTLGFKKLLCTTMAIAFMLFFCQFYVPFGRYMVGFCLGCVAGVASLTGILYARAILTNIEWLKKKYLTRKLVAFLFAMAFGKIIGWRIIYPFRWEQLVNISSFVLRDVYIGYRFHQAKHMGMPIDVLRDQLIVSSRGKDATVMKLIIWDFAGDSVYQFMQHFFLPKRAVFILVFNLEQAWEDLNLQVEKLKQWLYTVKAHSTVFDAIVFIVGTHLDSVKDHEGFLDRVTTCFLDSLYNEFCGILAINPKYEAPLFPVENSRPIDDDGVLLRQTIKREAKERPCLKQKQPVWYLRLLEIITNWKNKQIEAWYIKKDELVIEASKSDFTDEDVDNFLRFCHMSGEFIYRYDDVVMKDYIILDPQYLLDIMTDLLKFPPLSERTRVGAEKWQTLVTDGVASVELLAEIIDDTDEMVTVVTRFLEAYNMLLPIRPANESYFSSCIVPSHLPDKNPDECWDCAPDDEVFFFDFGYVPSDVIFHRLLARCWYHHPDEAFRNKLYRRCGIFRCKEDPIFFTLQLQVNAIDQQLIKLVVQSSDEKRGRCVTQVLQWVIAELQDIRAKDFPNLLFKVGPMCKICSDAQGKVKVLKLCGDGEEFPTANSPVLKFLEDGRYHEVRLVPKLKVLCGSRNRRTLSTSSTECSVQPVSSRPGAVQVHEGSRDVTVIQAGDNATIHVPYSRE, encoded by the exons ATGGAGCCGAGCTTCGACACCTACTTGAAAGGGTTTACCAGCTATGGGAGAAGCACCAGCATAAGTGTGATGGTTTGTGATCAGTCTCTACAGCAGGCATATCATAACGCATTAACACATGGAGAAGGTACATGCAACCGGCAACGCACCTTGATCATCGGAGACAAAGGCGTCGGTAAGTCTAGCACATTAGAGATGCTAACTGGAAGCTTCTGTGATCCTACTTGTGAGCCAAACTCTACAGAAGGTATCGACATCACCATATGCGAGACTTCAGATCTGAGTCCAGAATGGCAGAAATCATCTGGTAACAAAGCTGACGATCCCAAGCTATCCGCTGCGTGGTTGGTCTGCAAAGATGAAGATTGTTTTCAAGGAGTACTCAAGATTGAGAAAGAAATGGACAGTGCTAAACCTAGGCGAAGAGATGGATGTCGACAAATACCTGGTAAAATACCACATGGAACTAGCAAAGAGAATCATGAAGGCATAATAAGAAATGTATTTAACGCGGCGTGTGTGTTTTCATTGCAATTAAAATGGTACCTGCCCTTAGCCGCTATGCTAGCATTAAATCGTTTGGATAGTGGATTCGCATCTTTTGCATGGATAACTATAGCAGGGTTGAGTTTCTTCATTGATTTCAATAACGCGTTTCGGTTTGGTATTTTTGGCGCTTTGCACGGCATTCTCGTCGATGTTATCGGTAGTGTACTTGTATACGAGTATGAACCGAGTTTCAATTGGGATCTCCTTTTAGGAATCGAAATGGTTCTTATTTCGTTGTGTCTGGTTGGTGTTGTAAGCTTCATCTGTGGTGTAGGCGGCAGAACTGGCATGGCTGTTGCATTCTGTTTTATGTCACGCCCAATCAGAATTGGGTCATTTGATTGGCCAGCTGATGTCAACTGGAAGCCCACCGCATTCATGACTGTAATCCATTTGGTTGGCCACCTACTTGGTGTGCTGCTTGTACGGCAAGCAGGTATCTATATGAAATCTGTAGCATCAACATTGGGATTTAAGAAACTTTTATGCACAACGATGGCAATTGCTTTcatgttgtttttttgccaattttatgtTCCATTTGGAAGATACATGGTTGGTTTTTGTCTTGGTTGTGTGGCGGGAGTCGCTTCTTTAACAGGAATTCTTTATGCACGAGCAATTCTAACAAATATCGAATGGCTGAAGAAGAAGTATCTAACCAGGAAACTCGTTGCATTTCTGTTTGCTATGGCCTTTGGAAAAATAATTGGATGGAGGATCATCTATCCTTTTCGATGGGAACAGTTAGTCAATATTTCATCGTTTGTTCTTCGTGACGTCTATATCGGGTATCGATTTCATCAAGCCAAGCACATGGGAATGCCTATAGATGTATTACGGGACCAATTAATAGTATCGTCGCGTGGCAAAGACGCGACAGTCATGAAACTTATCATTTGGGACTTTGCCGGTGATTCTGTTTACCAATTTATGCAACATTTCTTCCTTCCTAAAAGAGCAGTGTTCATCCTTGTGTTTAATCTAGAGCAGGCATGGGAAGATCTTAATCTACAAGTAGAAAAGCTGAAACAGTGGTTGTACACAGTGAAAGCTCACTCCACAGTATTTGACGCGATTGTGTTTATTGTCGGAACACATCTTGATAGCGTAAAAGATCATGAGGGATTCCTTGATAGAGTCACAACATGCTTTCTAGACTCATTGTACAATGAATTCTGCGGTATTCTAGCAATCAACCCAAAATATGAAGCCCCTCTGTTTCCAGTCGAGAATTCTCGTCCCATAGATGATGATGGTGTACTTTTAAGACAAACGATCAAAAGAGAAGCAAAAGAAAGACCATGTTTGAAACAGAAGCAACCGGTCTGGTATCTTAGGTTATTAGAAATTATTACAAATTGGAAGAACAAACAGATAGAAGCTTGGTATATTAAAAAGGATGAGTTAGTCATTGAGGCTTCGAAGAGTGATTTTACCGATGAGGACGTTGACAATTTCCTGAGATTCTGTCACATGTCTGGAGAGTTCATCTATAGATATGATGATGTGGTGATGAAGGACTATATCATATTGGATCCTCAGTATCTGCTGGACATCATGACGGACTTGTTGAAGTTTCCGCCATTGTCAGAACGCACTCGTGTAGGTGCTGAAAAATGGCAGACTTTGGTGACTGATGGCGTAGCAAGTGTGGAGTTACTCGCGGAGATTATAGATGACACTGATGAAATGGTGACTGTGGTCACACGGTTTCTAGAAGCTTACAACATGTTGCTACCAATAAGACCGGCAAATGAGTCTTACTTTTCTAGCTGCATCGTACCATCTCATCTACCAGATAAAAACCCAGATGAATGTTGGGATTGCGCACCTGATGACGAAGTGTTCTTCTTTGATTTTGGATACGTACCAAGCGATGTCATCTTCCACCGACTTCTTGCTCGATGTTGGTACCACCATCCAGACGAAGCTTTTAGAAATAAACTATACCGTCGATGTGGCATTTTCCGCTGCAAAGAAGATCCAATATTCTTCACGCTTCAGCTACAGGTAAACGCGATAGATCAGCAACTGATTAAATTAGTGGTGCAGAGCTCCGATGAAAAGCGCGGCAGATGTGTTACCCAAGTCCTGCAATGGGTCATCGCAGAATTACAAGATATCAGAGCCAAAGACTTTCCCAATTTACTGTTCAAAGTTGGACCAATGTGTAAGATTTGTAGTGATGCTCAAGGAAAGGTCAAAGTATTGAAGCTATGTGGTGATGGAGAGGAGTTCCCAACTGCCAACAGTCCTGTCTTAAAGTTCTTAGAGGATGGGCGATACCACGAAGTGCGGCTAGTCCCGAAG TTAAAAGTTCTATGTGGAAGCAGAAACAGACGTACCTTGTCAACCTCATCTACAGAATGCTCTGTTCAACCCGTCAGTAGCAGACCAG GTGCTGTGCAGGTTCACGAAGGATCTCGGGATGTCACTGTCATTCAAGCTGGAGACAACGCAACTATCCATGTACCATATTCGCGGGAATGA